A portion of the Edaphobacter lichenicola genome contains these proteins:
- a CDS encoding Gfo/Idh/MocA family protein, translating into MVSPVGEGFEAVAANDHIQIALIGAGIQGQGDTKIAIQVPGVKLVAVADCYDGRLAHSKELWGNDISTTRDYREILARKDIDAVIIATPDHWHKQAAIDAMKAGKDVYCEKPMIHLYSDGPEMIESARATNRILQIGSQRVSSMIYAKAKELLAAGAIGQLNMVTARWDRNSSIGAWNYTVPLDASTETCDWPRFLGTAPKIPFSAEQFFQWRKWKAYGSGVAGDLFVHLFSGTHFITGSHGPTRAMATGGLRFWKDGRDVPDVMLGLFDYQEGFNLSLRVNFVDGGEESEGLIFTGSEGTMEIAGNTVSVSRSPRQKEPGYTVGTFTEAMQKEILEAYRQKYPLTHPVGEPPTGYEKYVAPPGYSDSYDHFHNFFEAVRTRKPVVEDAVFGYRAAGAALLSNLSIERGAIVHWDPDNMKLI; encoded by the coding sequence TTGGTCAGTCCTGTAGGCGAAGGATTCGAGGCGGTTGCGGCCAACGACCACATCCAGATCGCATTGATTGGCGCGGGCATCCAGGGCCAAGGAGATACGAAAATTGCAATACAGGTCCCGGGCGTCAAGCTTGTTGCTGTGGCGGATTGTTACGATGGGCGACTTGCGCATAGTAAGGAACTTTGGGGTAACGACATCTCTACGACGCGTGACTATCGCGAGATTCTAGCGCGGAAGGATATCGACGCTGTCATCATCGCCACGCCAGACCATTGGCATAAACAGGCCGCAATCGACGCGATGAAGGCTGGCAAGGATGTCTACTGCGAGAAACCGATGATCCATTTGTACTCCGATGGTCCGGAGATGATTGAAAGTGCCCGCGCAACGAATCGGATACTCCAGATTGGTAGCCAGCGTGTGAGCTCGATGATCTATGCAAAGGCGAAGGAGCTGCTCGCCGCAGGTGCTATTGGCCAGCTCAATATGGTGACTGCGCGGTGGGATCGTAACTCGTCGATCGGGGCCTGGAACTATACGGTTCCGCTAGATGCGTCGACAGAGACGTGTGACTGGCCGCGCTTTCTGGGGACTGCTCCTAAGATTCCTTTCAGTGCTGAGCAGTTCTTCCAGTGGCGTAAGTGGAAGGCTTATGGGAGCGGCGTCGCCGGCGATCTTTTCGTTCATCTATTCAGTGGTACACATTTCATTACGGGCTCACACGGTCCTACGCGTGCAATGGCAACTGGGGGGCTTCGTTTCTGGAAGGACGGCAGAGATGTACCCGACGTGATGCTTGGCCTCTTCGACTATCAGGAGGGTTTCAACCTAAGCCTCCGTGTAAATTTCGTGGACGGTGGAGAGGAGAGCGAAGGGTTAATTTTTACGGGCTCAGAGGGCACGATGGAGATTGCCGGGAATACGGTCAGCGTCAGTCGCTCGCCGCGCCAGAAAGAGCCGGGGTATACCGTCGGCACATTCACTGAAGCGATGCAGAAAGAGATTCTCGAAGCTTACCGTCAAAAGTACCCGCTCACGCACCCAGTAGGAGAGCCGCCGACGGGATACGAAAAATACGTGGCGCCGCCGGGATACAGCGATAGCTACGATCACTTCCACAATTTCTTCGAAGCCGTTCGGACCCGCAAACCTGTCGTGGAAGATGCTGTGTTCGGCTACCGCGCAGCCGGAGCTGCGCTGCTCAGCAATCTTAGTATCGAACGTGGCGCTATTGTTCATTGGGATCCAGATAACATGAAGCTGATTTGA